A genomic region of Fodinisporobacter ferrooxydans contains the following coding sequences:
- the cobT gene encoding nicotinate-nucleotide--dimethylbenzimidazole phosphoribosyltransferase, translating into MKKMKDIMNAITEPDLSAQQAMENHLNSLTKPLGSLGRLEDLAIQLAGITGRTQPVIDPAAVIVMAADHGVSAEGVSAFPTEVTRQMVSNFISGGAAINVLARSAAASVQIVDIGVQGEFNLPGLISRKIRFGTNNMLHGPAMSMDEAVAAIEAGIDIAQDAIRKGAKLLALGEMGIGNTTASSALLAVLGQIPVEQAVGLGTGISQEMRQHKARVISKAIERNQPNPSDPVDVLAKIGGLEIAGLAGVVLGAAAMRIPVLVDGFISAIAAMIAVKLSPLAVHYLIASHESVEPGHALVNRLLGLQPLLNLNLRLGEGSGTAIALPIVRAAVRIAKEMATFDQAGVSGSLDGSVSGENQTLDDSGQTISMIPSPTYSIETPYFIETRHEFDQGQKAGVYQAIHTRRDIRTFIRQPIEEEKLRRILDAAHHAPSVGFMQPWNFIVVRSNPIKQQLHEIVAKEVQVAGQYFEGKRAELYPKLKVQGILEAPITICFTCDPTRDGAHVLGRNTLPETDVHSVVCAIENLWLAARAEGLGAGWVSFYKKQDVRKILHIPPHIDPVGLISIGYTHAFQERPVLETVGWGKRYSLDELIFTDRWGNH; encoded by the coding sequence ATGAAAAAAATGAAAGACATCATGAATGCCATTACTGAACCGGACTTGTCAGCGCAGCAAGCGATGGAGAATCATCTGAATTCCCTGACCAAACCCCTCGGCAGTCTGGGACGATTGGAGGATTTGGCGATTCAATTGGCTGGCATCACCGGTAGAACACAACCAGTCATTGATCCGGCCGCTGTCATCGTCATGGCTGCGGATCACGGTGTGTCTGCTGAAGGGGTTTCCGCATTTCCAACAGAAGTAACCCGGCAAATGGTCAGCAATTTTATTTCCGGCGGAGCGGCAATCAATGTTCTTGCCCGTTCCGCTGCAGCCTCTGTACAAATCGTCGACATTGGGGTTCAGGGAGAATTCAATCTGCCGGGGCTGATTTCACGGAAAATCCGCTTTGGCACGAACAACATGCTGCATGGTCCCGCTATGTCAATGGATGAGGCAGTTGCTGCGATTGAAGCTGGAATTGACATTGCCCAAGACGCTATCCGAAAAGGAGCAAAATTGCTCGCCTTAGGGGAAATGGGAATCGGCAATACGACGGCAAGCAGCGCATTGCTGGCAGTGCTCGGCCAAATACCGGTAGAACAAGCCGTTGGCCTCGGAACCGGTATCAGTCAAGAAATGCGGCAGCACAAAGCCCGTGTGATCAGCAAGGCCATCGAAAGGAATCAACCCAACCCGTCTGACCCTGTGGATGTTTTAGCGAAAATTGGCGGTCTCGAAATTGCCGGGTTGGCTGGAGTTGTTTTGGGAGCAGCTGCCATGCGCATTCCCGTGCTGGTCGATGGATTTATTTCCGCCATTGCAGCGATGATTGCAGTCAAATTGTCTCCTCTGGCCGTTCATTATTTGATTGCTTCACATGAATCGGTGGAACCGGGTCATGCCCTCGTCAATCGACTTTTGGGCCTCCAACCGCTTCTCAACCTGAATCTTCGTCTTGGTGAAGGAAGCGGCACCGCCATCGCCCTGCCGATTGTACGGGCTGCAGTACGGATAGCCAAAGAAATGGCGACATTTGATCAGGCGGGTGTATCCGGTTCACTGGATGGGTCTGTTTCGGGAGAGAACCAAACACTGGATGATAGCGGGCAGACAATATCAATGATTCCTTCTCCCACATATTCCATTGAAACACCATATTTCATTGAAACACGCCACGAATTTGATCAAGGGCAAAAAGCGGGCGTTTATCAGGCGATCCATACACGCAGAGACATTCGGACATTTATCAGGCAGCCGATCGAAGAAGAAAAGCTGCGAAGAATTCTTGACGCGGCACATCACGCACCGTCGGTCGGATTTATGCAGCCGTGGAATTTTATTGTCGTACGCTCCAATCCTATCAAACAACAATTGCATGAGATTGTAGCGAAAGAGGTGCAGGTAGCCGGGCAATATTTTGAAGGGAAGAGAGCGGAACTCTATCCAAAATTAAAGGTTCAGGGAATTCTCGAAGCGCCGATTACGATCTGTTTTACTTGCGACCCCACGCGTGACGGAGCACATGTTCTCGGACGAAATACTTTGCCTGAGACGGATGTACACTCTGTGGTCTGTGCCATCGAAAATCTTTGGTTGGCAGCACGCGCCGAAGGACTCGGTGCAGGCTGGGTGTCGTTTTATAAAAAACAGGACGTTCGCAAAATCCTTCATATCCCGCCGCATATTGACCCGGTCGGATTGATTTCGATTGGCTATACGCATGCATTTCAGGAGCGGCCCGTCCTGGAAACTGTCGGATGGGGGAAACGATACTCGTTAGATGAATTGATATTTACGGATCGCTGGGGAAATCACTAA
- a CDS encoding hemerythrin domain-containing protein → MSGPALKQLHAHHAIHQGTFTEAEEIMEIIRQLCLQGSTDRALELSHILMEHWETRTLAHAEAEEEGFYLEKIQENPELTTLITKFKRDHELVKILVNETKELLQQREINQAILTRLEAILAIVEIHSREEEMYLLS, encoded by the coding sequence ATGTCCGGACCTGCACTAAAACAATTGCATGCACATCATGCGATTCACCAAGGAACATTTACTGAGGCTGAAGAAATTATGGAGATAATCAGGCAATTGTGCCTGCAGGGATCTACCGATCGAGCATTGGAATTGTCCCATATCCTGATGGAACATTGGGAAACACGAACACTTGCACATGCCGAGGCAGAAGAAGAAGGATTCTATCTGGAAAAGATTCAGGAAAATCCGGAACTGACCACATTGATTACAAAATTTAAGCGCGATCATGAGCTGGTTAAAATCTTGGTTAATGAAACAAAAGAACTGCTGCAGCAGAGGGAAATCAATCAAGCGATATTGACGCGCCTGGAAGCTATTCTTGCCATTGTTGAGATTCATAGCAGGGAAGAAGAAATGTATTTACTGTCTTGA
- a CDS encoding nitrate/nitrite transporter, protein MSIRGIQLILQTLSLFVGFMVWVILSSLMPFIKEDIPLTPTQITWVTAVPVILGSVLRLPVGFWTNRFGARKMFVLSLIILVFPVYYLSIAHSFVDLIIGGFLLGIGGAIFSVGVTSLPKYYPREKHGFVNGIYGAGNIGTAITAFTAPIVANHFGWSFTIRLFLALLALFAVLNFFFGDKLEQKEKVSFTGQVRSVYRNELLWFLGLFYFITFGSFVAFTVYLPNFLVAHFHLAKVDAGFRTAGFIVLATLLRPVGGWMGDRWDSLKVLSFVFGGFTIAAILLSFMPSITLYTLGCLTIAMCAGIGNGAVFKLVPTYFRKQAGIANGIVSAMGGLGGFFPPLILTILFNLTGSYSIGFMALSEVALASVVIAIWIYHQNKLQLAEKIINHTVEGIMVTDTSGVIQSVNQSFVSVTGFDKKEVIGKKPSILKSGKQNQEFYKSMWEKIYNQGYWQGEIWNRRKNGEVYPEWLTISTVKNEGNEVEYYIGMFSDLSKLKK, encoded by the coding sequence ATGAGCATTCGTGGTATACAACTGATTTTACAGACGCTAAGTCTTTTTGTAGGTTTTATGGTGTGGGTCATTTTGTCTTCTTTAATGCCTTTTATTAAAGAAGATATCCCGCTTACTCCCACCCAGATCACGTGGGTAACAGCCGTGCCTGTGATCCTTGGTTCTGTCTTGCGGCTGCCTGTGGGTTTTTGGACAAATCGATTTGGTGCCAGAAAGATGTTTGTACTCAGTTTAATCATTTTGGTGTTTCCCGTCTATTATCTAAGCATTGCACATTCATTTGTCGATCTCATCATTGGCGGTTTTCTATTGGGAATTGGCGGTGCGATTTTTTCAGTCGGCGTAACTTCTTTGCCGAAATACTATCCACGGGAAAAACACGGTTTTGTTAACGGGATTTATGGTGCAGGGAATATCGGTACGGCAATCACAGCATTTACGGCGCCGATTGTCGCAAACCACTTCGGATGGTCTTTTACAATTCGCCTATTTCTTGCTTTGTTAGCCCTGTTCGCCGTTTTAAACTTTTTTTTCGGCGACAAACTGGAACAAAAGGAAAAAGTATCTTTTACCGGTCAAGTAAGAAGTGTATATAGAAATGAATTGTTATGGTTTTTAGGGTTGTTTTATTTTATTACATTTGGCTCATTCGTAGCATTTACCGTATATTTGCCAAATTTTTTGGTGGCACATTTCCATTTAGCTAAAGTAGACGCCGGCTTTCGTACAGCAGGATTTATTGTTTTGGCAACGTTGTTGCGTCCAGTTGGCGGTTGGATGGGAGATCGATGGGATTCATTAAAAGTCCTTTCCTTTGTTTTCGGGGGATTTACCATCGCAGCCATTTTGCTCTCCTTCATGCCATCAATCACACTGTATACATTGGGATGCTTAACGATTGCCATGTGTGCCGGAATAGGCAATGGTGCCGTATTTAAACTGGTACCCACTTATTTCCGGAAACAAGCAGGAATTGCAAATGGAATTGTTTCGGCCATGGGGGGATTAGGGGGATTTTTCCCGCCGCTGATCCTTACAATATTATTCAATTTGACCGGCAGCTATTCGATTGGGTTTATGGCTCTTTCAGAAGTTGCACTGGCGAGTGTTGTCATTGCAATTTGGATATACCACCAAAATAAACTGCAACTGGCAGAGAAAATTATAAACCACACGGTTGAGGGAATTATGGTAACAGATACCAGCGGGGTGATTCAATCTGTCAATCAGTCGTTCGTATCTGTAACTGGCTTTGACAAAAAAGAAGTGATCGGAAAGAAACCGAGTATTTTAAAATCCGGCAAACAAAATCAGGAATTCTATAAATCGATGTGGGAGAAGATTTATAATCAAGGATATTGGCAAGGGGAAATCTGGAACCGGAGAAAAAACGGCGAGGTATATCCGGAATGGTTAACGATTAGTACTGTAAAAAATGAAGGGAATGAAGTTGAGTATTATATTGGCATGTTTAGTGATTTATCCAAACTTAAAAAATAA
- the narI gene encoding respiratory nitrate reductase subunit gamma: MAEQFWWVIYPYLALAIMILGLLYRYSYAQIGWGAPSTEILEKKYLRIGSLMFHWGIIFAFFGHVMGILIPKWLYEQLGVKDELYHFNAIVFGGIVGLVTWLGLIVLIVRKAANKRLQRKAKASDFVTLFSLFIIVTLGTSMTTLYNLFVHPYEYRDTIGPWFRGILTFHPDAALMAGVPLLFKIHVVFSFALFAIIPFTKLVHFWTLPLRYPARSPMQYRSRVNDKIKRP, translated from the coding sequence GTGGCCGAACAATTTTGGTGGGTCATTTATCCATATCTGGCACTTGCCATTATGATTCTGGGATTGTTATATAGATATTCCTATGCTCAGATTGGCTGGGGGGCACCTTCAACAGAGATCCTGGAAAAGAAATACTTGCGTATAGGAAGCCTTATGTTTCACTGGGGGATTATATTCGCGTTCTTCGGTCACGTCATGGGTATCTTGATTCCCAAATGGTTGTATGAGCAATTGGGTGTAAAAGATGAATTGTATCATTTTAATGCGATTGTTTTTGGCGGAATTGTAGGTCTCGTGACCTGGTTAGGCTTGATCGTATTGATTGTACGAAAAGCTGCAAACAAACGGTTACAGAGAAAAGCAAAGGCATCTGATTTTGTCACACTGTTCTCCTTGTTCATTATCGTCACATTAGGCACTTCCATGACCACTCTCTATAACCTATTTGTACATCCTTATGAATATCGCGATACAATCGGCCCCTGGTTCCGCGGGATCTTGACGTTTCATCCGGATGCTGCCCTGATGGCAGGTGTGCCGTTACTATTTAAAATTCATGTTGTATTCTCATTTGCACTATTTGCGATCATTCCATTTACCAAATTGGTGCATTTTTGGACATTGCCGTTGCGGTACCCTGCCCGTTCTCCAATGCAGTACCGTTCGCGAGTCAACGACAAAATAAAAAGACCGTAG
- the narJ gene encoding nitrate reductase molybdenum cofactor assembly chaperone — protein sequence MKHSRQKYFKVFSYMLGYPNASFFDGIAELEEWLKGLPPKEARGLLQKGCERFTKWNIMELQKHYVATFDFKDSTSLHLTAHEHGDGRDRGAALVRLKAMLGSAGYEELDGELPDYIPLLFEFLAEETDPVMIAEIEQRLAKGIAKIRKAMDPASPYTLIFAAAEQILPVVQKSGETPYDHENQKPDLEELPYPLYYEH from the coding sequence ATGAAACATTCGCGACAAAAATATTTTAAAGTTTTTTCTTATATGCTTGGCTACCCGAATGCCAGTTTTTTTGACGGAATAGCAGAATTGGAAGAATGGCTGAAAGGACTTCCTCCCAAAGAGGCAAGAGGGTTGCTGCAGAAAGGTTGTGAACGTTTTACCAAGTGGAACATCATGGAACTGCAAAAGCACTATGTGGCAACATTTGATTTTAAAGACTCGACATCTTTGCATTTAACAGCACATGAACACGGGGACGGTAGAGATCGAGGTGCAGCCCTGGTAAGGTTAAAAGCCATGTTGGGAAGCGCCGGCTATGAAGAATTGGATGGTGAGCTTCCGGATTATATACCCTTGTTGTTTGAATTTCTTGCCGAAGAAACGGATCCGGTCATGATCGCAGAAATTGAACAACGCCTAGCCAAAGGAATCGCAAAAATCAGGAAAGCGATGGATCCGGCAAGTCCTTACACTCTTATTTTTGCAGCAGCTGAGCAGATCCTGCCGGTCGTTCAAAAGAGCGGAGAAACACCATATGATCATGAAAATCAAAAACCGGATTTGGAAGAATTGCCATATCCGCTGTATTACGAGCACTAA
- the narH gene encoding nitrate reductase subunit beta, with the protein MRVKAQVAMVMHLDKCIGCHTCSVTCKNTWTNRPGAEYMWFNNVETRPGPGYPQEWENQNYYSGGWTLKNDKLRLRAGGAFHKLAHLFYNPDLPVIDDYYEPWSYDYENLIESPTKNHQPVARPRSILTGEMMDQPEWGPNWDDDLAGGHAIAPRDPNFKRMQESIALEFEKTFMMYLPRICEHCLNPSCVASCPSGAMYKREEDGIVLVDQENCRGWRFCVSGCPYNKVYFNWNTQKAEKCNFCYPRIEAGLPTICSETCVGRIRYLGVVLYDADRVKEAASVTDVKDLYPAQLSVFLDPFDPEVIHEARKAGINDAWINSAQNSPVYKLAMKWRIALPLHPEYRTLPMVWYVPPLSPIMSHIRNEDSLKADGYLPTVDSMRIPVEYLASILTAGDTIVIRKVLLKLIAMRVHMRAKTVGDLESSKLLKEAEISMEQVEDMARLLSVSKYNERFVIPTGRREMEDHLPYKQGACSIEEIAPPEGLLPTIYR; encoded by the coding sequence TTGAGAGTTAAAGCACAGGTTGCGATGGTCATGCATTTGGATAAATGCATCGGTTGTCATACATGCAGCGTGACTTGCAAAAATACCTGGACAAACCGTCCCGGTGCTGAATATATGTGGTTTAACAATGTAGAAACAAGGCCGGGACCTGGATACCCGCAAGAATGGGAAAACCAGAATTATTACAGCGGCGGATGGACATTAAAAAATGACAAGTTGCGCTTACGAGCCGGCGGTGCATTTCATAAATTGGCCCATCTATTTTATAACCCTGACTTACCGGTAATAGACGATTACTATGAACCTTGGTCTTATGATTATGAAAATTTGATTGAGAGTCCGACGAAAAACCATCAACCGGTTGCACGCCCTCGTTCGATCCTGACCGGAGAAATGATGGATCAACCGGAATGGGGCCCGAACTGGGATGACGACTTGGCGGGCGGTCATGCGATTGCTCCGCGGGACCCAAACTTCAAACGAATGCAGGAGAGTATTGCACTTGAGTTTGAAAAAACATTTATGATGTATTTGCCCAGGATTTGTGAGCACTGCTTAAATCCTTCCTGTGTTGCTTCATGTCCATCCGGAGCGATGTACAAACGGGAAGAAGATGGAATCGTGTTAGTGGATCAGGAGAATTGCCGGGGCTGGAGGTTTTGTGTCAGCGGGTGTCCTTATAACAAGGTGTATTTTAACTGGAACACACAGAAAGCTGAAAAGTGCAACTTCTGTTATCCAAGAATTGAGGCAGGACTGCCAACCATTTGCTCTGAGACATGTGTTGGAAGAATTCGTTATTTGGGAGTTGTGTTGTATGATGCAGATCGGGTAAAAGAAGCGGCATCTGTGACAGATGTAAAAGATTTATACCCTGCCCAATTGTCTGTATTCCTGGATCCGTTTGATCCGGAAGTGATCCATGAAGCGAGAAAAGCTGGGATAAATGATGCTTGGATCAACAGCGCCCAAAATTCTCCTGTGTACAAGCTCGCAATGAAATGGAGAATCGCTTTACCGTTGCACCCTGAATACAGAACATTGCCAATGGTGTGGTACGTGCCGCCCCTTAGCCCGATTATGAGTCATATCCGGAATGAAGACAGCTTAAAAGCGGATGGCTATCTGCCAACTGTTGATTCTATGCGTATTCCGGTTGAATATTTAGCATCCATTCTGACTGCCGGAGATACCATTGTGATTCGTAAAGTTTTATTGAAATTAATAGCCATGCGTGTACACATGCGTGCAAAAACAGTCGGTGATCTGGAAAGCAGCAAGTTGTTGAAAGAAGCGGAAATATCGATGGAACAAGTGGAAGACATGGCAAGACTATTGTCTGTATCCAAATACAATGAACGATTTGTGATTCCGACAGGCAGACGGGAAATGGAAGACCATCTCCCTTATAAACAGGGAGCGTGTAGTATCGAAGAAATCGCGCCGCCGGAAGGTTTATTGCCGACCATCTATAGATAG
- a CDS encoding nitrate reductase subunit alpha — protein sequence MAKQNKLIQALKYLKRGPKLNEGWTEESLRSRDWEKIYRHRWQHDRVVRSTHGVNCTGSCSWKIHVKDGIITWETQQTDYPTIGEDFPEYEPRGCPRGATFSWYTYSPVRVRFPYVRSDLIKLWREECEKTNDPVVAWGNIVSNPEKKRLYQNARGKGGFIRTNWEEVAELIAASSIYTIKEYGPDRVTGFSPIPAMSMVSYAAGSRFLSLIGGTILSFYDWYADLPPASPQIWGEQTDVPESADWYNSKYMIIWGTNLPMTRTPDAHFMVEARYNGTKVIGVSPDYAEYEKFADIWLPAKAGTDGALAMAMTHVILKEFYVDKKTEYFIDYVKKYTDLPFMVLLKTHENGYVTDRFLHASDLNGEQSLGEWKTVFWDEQENRPVVPNGSLGFRWDKSQKWNLKLEKDDGTTFNPMLSFFEQADGQPLVLFPFFGKGRGEIIKRAVPAKKIKNANGEELLVTTVFDLLLAHVGVDRGLPGDYPKNYDDDMPYTPAWQESITGVNRSLAIQVAREFADNAERTKGKSMIAMGAGTNHWYHSDQIYRCMLNLVLLTGCQGVNGGGWAHYVGQEKVRPLEGWQQVAFASDWQKPSRLMNGTSFFYFATNQFRYEELESSTVGSPLGGRFQNMHPADMNTLAARLGWLPAYPQFTQNSLKIIKDAREQGAKTNEEIVHYTVKQITNGNLQWAIEDPDHPRNFPKILYNWRSNLLGASGKGHEYFLKHLLGADNQVSSNKGNWQPETVRISDEMPKGKLDLFISIDFRMTSSGLYADVVLPASTWYEKYDISSTDMHPFVHPFNAAISSPWEARSDWETFRYLSEVFSRLAKKHLPACDDLVMAPLTHDTAEEIAQPDGKVRDWRKGEVEAIPGKTMPKFVVVHREYPNIFDQMTTIGPNIEKGMVSKGIAYPGEEAYKDLIKRLGISGRDGIGKGRPDLYHDKQAIEAILTMSGATNGHRAVEGWESLSEVTGLDLTELAKGREEDAFTLVDITAQPKSAISTPVWSGLEKDGRRYSPFVVNKEYEVPWRTLTGRQHFYLDHEVMLDFGEGLPIFRPPLELGALLLNEKIANQEEKFITVRYLTPHQKWGIHTTYTDTPTMMTLFRGGQTIWINEKDAASIGIKDNQWVEVYNSNGCIACRAVLTYRIPEGVAMMYHAQDRVIGVPGTSNKKRGGTHNSVTRIIPKPTHMIGGYSQLSYNFNYYGPTGHQRDIITRIRPLKEVDWLES from the coding sequence ATGGCAAAGCAAAATAAATTGATACAAGCACTGAAATACTTAAAACGCGGCCCGAAGCTAAATGAAGGTTGGACCGAAGAGAGTCTGCGCTCCCGTGACTGGGAGAAAATCTATCGGCACAGATGGCAACATGATCGGGTAGTCCGTTCTACGCACGGAGTGAATTGTACCGGTTCTTGCAGTTGGAAGATCCACGTGAAAGACGGCATTATTACGTGGGAAACACAGCAAACAGATTATCCTACAATCGGCGAAGACTTTCCGGAATACGAACCACGTGGGTGTCCACGCGGCGCTACTTTTTCCTGGTATACATACAGCCCGGTACGGGTGAGATTTCCTTACGTCCGGAGCGATTTGATCAAGCTTTGGCGAGAAGAATGTGAGAAGACAAATGATCCGGTGGTTGCATGGGGCAATATTGTTTCCAATCCGGAGAAAAAACGTTTATATCAGAATGCAAGAGGAAAAGGGGGATTTATCAGAACAAATTGGGAAGAGGTTGCTGAATTAATAGCAGCTTCCAGTATTTACACAATTAAAGAATATGGACCTGACCGGGTAACTGGATTTAGCCCGATTCCAGCCATGTCGATGGTAAGTTATGCTGCTGGTTCACGTTTTCTTTCATTAATAGGCGGAACGATATTAAGTTTTTATGATTGGTATGCAGACCTGCCGCCGGCATCCCCGCAAATTTGGGGCGAACAGACAGATGTTCCGGAAAGTGCAGATTGGTACAACTCCAAGTATATGATCATTTGGGGCACGAACTTGCCGATGACCCGGACACCAGATGCCCATTTTATGGTGGAAGCGCGTTATAACGGGACGAAGGTGATTGGCGTCAGTCCGGACTATGCAGAATATGAAAAGTTTGCAGATATTTGGTTGCCTGCTAAAGCTGGTACAGATGGTGCCCTCGCTATGGCGATGACACATGTTATTTTAAAAGAATTTTATGTTGATAAAAAAACGGAGTATTTTATCGATTATGTGAAAAAATATACGGATTTACCCTTCATGGTTCTATTAAAGACGCATGAGAACGGATACGTTACAGACCGGTTTTTACATGCCTCCGACCTCAATGGCGAACAGTCTCTTGGCGAGTGGAAAACCGTATTTTGGGATGAGCAAGAAAATCGGCCTGTCGTCCCGAATGGCAGTCTGGGATTTCGTTGGGATAAGTCACAAAAATGGAATTTGAAATTAGAAAAGGATGACGGTACAACCTTCAATCCCATGCTAAGCTTTTTCGAACAGGCGGACGGACAGCCGTTGGTTTTGTTCCCGTTCTTTGGGAAAGGCAGGGGGGAAATCATTAAACGGGCGGTTCCGGCTAAAAAAATAAAGAATGCAAACGGAGAAGAACTGCTCGTTACGACCGTTTTTGATTTGTTGCTTGCACATGTTGGAGTGGATCGCGGCCTGCCGGGAGACTATCCAAAAAACTATGATGATGATATGCCCTATACACCGGCATGGCAAGAGTCGATTACGGGTGTCAATCGATCATTGGCCATCCAGGTTGCAAGAGAATTTGCAGATAACGCAGAACGTACAAAAGGAAAATCGATGATTGCCATGGGTGCCGGTACGAATCACTGGTACCACAGCGATCAGATCTACCGCTGCATGTTAAATTTGGTGCTATTGACAGGATGTCAAGGTGTCAACGGTGGCGGCTGGGCGCACTATGTAGGACAAGAGAAAGTGCGTCCACTGGAAGGATGGCAACAAGTCGCATTTGCCAGTGACTGGCAAAAACCATCGCGCTTGATGAACGGCACGTCCTTTTTCTATTTTGCGACAAATCAATTCCGCTATGAAGAATTGGAATCTTCAACGGTTGGATCCCCTCTTGGCGGACGTTTTCAAAATATGCATCCTGCCGATATGAATACACTGGCTGCACGGCTTGGCTGGTTGCCGGCATATCCACAGTTCACCCAAAATTCCTTGAAGATTATCAAGGACGCAAGGGAGCAAGGCGCCAAGACAAATGAAGAAATCGTCCATTATACTGTGAAGCAAATAACAAATGGAAATCTTCAATGGGCGATTGAAGATCCGGATCATCCGAGAAATTTCCCGAAAATTTTGTACAACTGGCGTTCCAATCTATTGGGGGCAAGCGGAAAAGGTCACGAATATTTTTTAAAACATCTGCTTGGGGCAGATAATCAAGTGTCCTCAAATAAAGGCAATTGGCAGCCGGAAACGGTTCGTATCTCCGATGAGATGCCAAAAGGCAAACTCGATTTATTTATCAGTATCGATTTTCGCATGACAAGTTCCGGGCTGTATGCGGATGTCGTATTGCCTGCATCCACATGGTATGAAAAATATGATATTAGCAGCACAGACATGCATCCGTTTGTACATCCATTTAATGCAGCGATTTCCAGTCCTTGGGAAGCAAGAAGCGACTGGGAGACGTTCCGCTATTTATCGGAAGTTTTCTCAAGACTTGCGAAAAAGCACCTGCCAGCCTGTGATGATTTGGTTATGGCGCCACTGACACATGATACGGCAGAAGAGATCGCTCAGCCTGACGGGAAAGTGAGAGATTGGCGAAAAGGTGAGGTAGAAGCGATTCCCGGCAAGACGATGCCAAAATTTGTTGTAGTACACAGAGAGTATCCCAATATATTTGATCAGATGACAACGATTGGCCCAAATATTGAAAAGGGAATGGTTTCAAAGGGGATTGCGTATCCCGGAGAAGAAGCATACAAAGATTTGATCAAACGCTTGGGCATTTCGGGAAGAGATGGGATAGGTAAAGGCAGACCGGATTTATATCATGATAAACAAGCGATCGAAGCGATTCTAACGATGTCTGGGGCCACTAATGGCCATCGCGCAGTAGAAGGATGGGAATCGTTAAGTGAAGTCACCGGACTTGACCTGACAGAATTGGCAAAAGGCCGGGAAGAGGATGCATTTACACTCGTTGATATTACCGCACAACCAAAATCGGCAATTTCTACGCCGGTATGGAGCGGCTTGGAGAAAGACGGGAGACGGTACTCGCCGTTTGTCGTAAACAAAGAATACGAGGTTCCTTGGCGTACGTTGACAGGGCGTCAGCATTTTTACCTGGATCATGAGGTGATGCTGGATTTCGGTGAAGGTTTGCCAATTTTCCGCCCGCCATTGGAGCTAGGTGCGTTGCTTTTAAATGAGAAAATCGCCAATCAGGAAGAAAAATTTATAACCGTGCGTTACCTGACGCCACATCAAAAATGGGGAATTCATACGACGTATACGGATACTCCAACTATGATGACATTGTTCCGTGGCGGCCAAACGATCTGGATCAATGAAAAAGACGCGGCATCGATCGGCATCAAAGACAACCAGTGGGTGGAAGTATACAATTCCAACGGATGTATTGCATGCCGGGCAGTATTAACTTACAGAATACCTGAAGGAGTCGCCATGATGTACCACGCCCAAGACCGTGTCATAGGTGTTCCCGGTACATCAAATAAGAAACGTGGTGGAACACATAACAGTGTAACCCGGATCATTCCCAAGCCGACACATATGATTGGGGGCTACTCCCAGCTAAGTTATAATTTCAACTATTATGGGCCTACAGGTCATCAACGTGACATCATAACGAGAATTCGCCCGCTGAAGGAGGTTGACTGGCTTGAGAGTTAA